The sequence CAGCAGGAATTCCTTCGCAAACCGAAAATGGAAAAGGAGCCGTCTTTTTATTAGACAGCGGAAGCACGGGCGAAACCGCGCCAATGGTTCAGATTTTTATGGAAAATATGAAGCAGGAAGGTTTTCGCAATATGCTTAAGGATCAATTTGTAAAACATACCGACGCCTGTGTGGAAAACTTTCTACAAGGCGATGTTAAAACCTTATTTGGAAATATTAAAGAGCTTTCAAAAGTAGTTCTCGATAATTTCAAACCGATGATTCCCACACAATTCCACAAACTTTGGAAAAAGGGAATTGATAGCAATGCCTATTACCTAAAACTTTGTGGTTCTGGCGGTGGTGGCTATATGCTTGGCTTCACAGAAGATATTGATAAGGCACGCAAAGCGTTGAAAGATTATAAACTTGAGGTGGTTTATAGTTTTTAAATAGCTTTTCTGAGATTTATTTCAGACTCCTTCAACTCTAAAATTGTATGCTGAACCGAAAACAAAAACTCTTCCTCTTAAAGTTTTTTAGCCTGTTTTCTGTGGTTCGTGGCTACAATATTCTAATTATTGTAATCGCACAATATCTTACCAGTATTTACATTTTGGCGCCAGACTTGCTTGTTCGCCGTGTTTTGTTTGATGTGAATTTATTGATGTTGGTCTTAGCGTCATCTTCAGCAATTGCGAGTGGTTACATTATAAACAGTTTTTACGACAGCGAAAAAGATTTAATAAATCGTCCACGGAAGACAATGTTGGATAGACTTGTAAGCCAGCGTACCAAGCTCTCGGCATATTTTGTACTCAACTTTTTGTCGGTCGTTTTTGCGAGTTATGTTTCGTTTAAAGCGGTATTGTTTTTCTCTATTTATATTTTTTTTCTATGGTTTTATTCCCACAAACTAAAGAAATATCCTTTCATAGGTAACATAACAGCGGCCATTCTTGCTGTAATTCCGTTTTTTGCAATTTTTGTGCATTACGGTAATTTTGACATCGTGATTTTCGTGCACGCCACTTTTCTTTTTTTATTGATTGCTATGCGCGAATTAGTAAAAGACCTTGAAAATATAAAAGGAGATTTAACCCACGGTTACAATACCATTCCAGTGGTTTATGGCGAGAAATATTCAAAAGAAATGCTTACAGTTTTAAGCATTTTAACCCTTGCGCCAATCATTTTACTCATCACAAAGTTTAAGCAAGAAATAGGATATATGGATTATTATTTTTACGCAAGTATCGCCGGGTTGGCTGTGTTTCTTACTGTTTTATGGTATTCAAAAAACAAAATTCATTATATGGTTTTACACAATATTTTGAAGTTTGCCATTGTTATTGGTGTTTTCAGTATTGTACTAATTCACGTAAATTTATTGCTTCACCGATTTTTATAAAACTTACTTTTTTCTACCAACTACGAGCTAA comes from Aequorivita sublithincola DSM 14238 and encodes:
- a CDS encoding geranylgeranylglycerol-phosphate geranylgeranyltransferase, which codes for MLNRKQKLFLLKFFSLFSVVRGYNILIIVIAQYLTSIYILAPDLLVRRVLFDVNLLMLVLASSSAIASGYIINSFYDSEKDLINRPRKTMLDRLVSQRTKLSAYFVLNFLSVVFASYVSFKAVLFFSIYIFFLWFYSHKLKKYPFIGNITAAILAVIPFFAIFVHYGNFDIVIFVHATFLFLLIAMRELVKDLENIKGDLTHGYNTIPVVYGEKYSKEMLTVLSILTLAPIILLITKFKQEIGYMDYYFYASIAGLAVFLTVLWYSKNKIHYMVLHNILKFAIVIGVFSIVLIHVNLLLHRFL